Proteins encoded by one window of Gemmatimonadaceae bacterium:
- a CDS encoding NIPSNAP family protein — translation MSITCFIRYEIDPFQRDAFAEYAANWTRIIPRCGGDLIGYFLPYEGTNNVAWALISFSSLAAYEAYRSRLRADPDGRANFAMAQSKRLIQREERSFLERVQATRGPEE, via the coding sequence GTGTCCATCACCTGCTTCATCCGCTACGAGATCGACCCCTTCCAGCGCGATGCGTTCGCCGAATACGCGGCCAACTGGACGCGCATCATCCCCCGCTGCGGCGGGGACCTGATCGGCTACTTCCTGCCCTACGAGGGAACGAACAACGTGGCCTGGGCGCTCATCTCGTTCTCGTCGCTCGCCGCGTACGAGGCGTACCGCAGCCGCCTGCGCGCGGACCCCGACGGGCGCGCGAACTTTGCCATGGCGCAGTCCAAGCGCCTGATCCAGCGTGAGGAGCGGAGCTTTCTCGAACGAGTCCAGGCCACCCGCGGCCCGGAG
- a CDS encoding DHA2 family efflux MFS transporter permease subunit, with protein sequence MKDSTGTVDDGARIIAGARGTARVVLPAAASQAVGDEDPYKYKYIIAIAVTLAAVLELIDTSIVNVAIPHMMGNLGATLDEISWVSTGYIIANVIVIPMSGWLSSYFGRKRYLTGSIALFVFASFMCGAATSLGGLVLWRVVQGLGGGALLSTAQTTLFESFPPEEVGIGQAMFGVGVMVGPTIGPTLGGWIVDNYNWPWIFYINVPLGILAGFMVYTYVHDAAHQARATSIDIPGIALLATCVGSLQWMLERGERYDWFDSRFVTVLCVVSVTSFVLLIWRELTAKEPVINLRVLKSRQLAAGVSIAAFLGLALFGSVFVLPVFLQQLHGFTANQTGLVILPGAIASAITMAWVGRNANWLDARATVTIGALFFFLSMWQLSTLTLDAGRGDLFWPLVWRGVGLGLIFVPLTNATMAELATRDLAQGTGMFNLTRQLGGSLGIAIMATLLTRFTTIAKAGVTEHVTTMDPQSLGRLHALTQAMIARGAAPLVAHQQALAILDYQITAQASVLAFSKIYLLSGALLLSSLPLLFFFHTGKARTTVRSMH encoded by the coding sequence ATGAAGGATTCGACCGGAACGGTCGACGACGGCGCGCGCATCATCGCCGGCGCGCGGGGCACGGCGCGCGTCGTGTTGCCAGCCGCGGCGTCTCAGGCCGTGGGCGACGAGGACCCATACAAGTACAAGTACATCATCGCCATCGCGGTCACGCTGGCGGCGGTGCTGGAGCTGATCGACACGTCGATCGTGAACGTGGCCATTCCCCACATGATGGGGAACCTCGGCGCCACGCTCGACGAGATCTCGTGGGTGTCCACCGGCTACATCATCGCCAACGTGATCGTGATCCCGATGTCGGGGTGGCTGTCGTCGTACTTCGGCCGCAAGCGCTACCTCACCGGCTCCATCGCGCTGTTCGTGTTCGCGTCGTTCATGTGCGGCGCGGCGACCTCGCTGGGCGGGCTCGTGCTCTGGCGCGTGGTCCAGGGACTGGGCGGCGGCGCGCTGCTGTCCACCGCGCAGACCACGCTGTTCGAATCGTTCCCGCCGGAGGAGGTGGGCATCGGCCAGGCGATGTTCGGCGTGGGCGTGATGGTGGGCCCGACGATCGGCCCCACGCTCGGCGGCTGGATCGTGGACAACTACAACTGGCCCTGGATCTTCTACATCAACGTCCCACTCGGCATTCTGGCCGGGTTCATGGTGTACACGTACGTCCACGACGCCGCCCACCAGGCGCGCGCCACGAGCATCGACATCCCGGGCATCGCGCTGCTCGCCACCTGCGTCGGCTCGCTGCAGTGGATGCTGGAGCGCGGCGAGCGCTACGACTGGTTCGATTCCCGGTTCGTGACCGTGCTGTGCGTGGTCTCCGTGACCTCGTTCGTGTTGCTCATCTGGCGCGAACTCACGGCCAAGGAACCGGTCATCAACCTGCGCGTGCTCAAGAGCCGGCAGCTGGCCGCCGGCGTGAGCATCGCCGCATTCCTGGGACTGGCGCTGTTCGGGTCGGTGTTCGTGCTCCCCGTGTTTCTCCAGCAGTTGCACGGGTTCACGGCCAACCAGACGGGCCTGGTCATCCTGCCCGGCGCCATCGCGTCGGCGATCACCATGGCCTGGGTGGGACGCAACGCCAACTGGCTGGACGCGCGCGCCACGGTCACGATCGGCGCGCTGTTCTTCTTCCTCTCGATGTGGCAGCTCTCCACGCTCACGCTCGACGCCGGGCGCGGCGATCTGTTCTGGCCCCTCGTGTGGCGCGGTGTGGGACTTGGCCTGATCTTCGTGCCCCTCACCAACGCCACGATGGCCGAACTCGCCACCCGGGACCTGGCGCAGGGCACGGGCATGTTCAACCTCACGCGCCAACTGGGCGGATCGCTGGGCATCGCGATCATGGCCACGCTGCTCACGCGATTCACGACGATCGCCAAGGCCGGCGTCACGGAGCATGTGACGACCATGGACCCGCAGTCGCTCGGCCGGCTCCACGCCCTCACCCAGGCGATGATCGCCCGGGGCGCGGCGCCGCTCGTGGCCCATCAGCAGGCGCTCGCCATCCTCGACTACCAGATCACGGCGCAGGCCAGCGTGCTCGCGTTCTCCAAGATCTACCTCCTGAGCGGCGCGCTGCTCCTGTCGTCGCTGCCGCTGCTCTTCTTCTTCCATACCGGCAAGGCGCGCACCACGGTGCGCTCCATGCACTGA
- a CDS encoding TolC family protein, whose protein sequence is MNVILPSRARARTARPLLAALLLLPAAAGAQQLAPQRLSLGDAVRMAARQSALVASATLQTAAARARVDQQRSSLLPNFSASALESGHTVNSATFGFNFPTAPGQPPLLDPLGQVIGPVTTLDLRGRISQTLFDAGAFEHYRAAQASASAVRVNESAAAEQAATQAAMAYLQALRADAQLSARLADSSLAVDLLGIARDQLSAGVGVALDVTRAESQLVGVRAQLISARNDQARSRLNLARAVNLSLDTPLVLTDSLGSLPDVPDAADPQAAVEAALRARPDIRALEQQLAAERLQVRAIQSERLPTVAAFGDDGTIGMRLSHMLATYTWGIQLSVPIFDGMRRDSRVSEQQANMRDLEVRERDLRQQVMVDVRSAVLDLSSARQVVDATRERLRLAEQEVAQARDRFRAGVAGNADVITASLSLNAARTQLIDAETSYQAARVALARAEGRTTSIQ, encoded by the coding sequence ATGAACGTCATCCTTCCCTCTCGCGCGCGCGCGCGTACCGCGCGCCCGTTGCTCGCCGCCCTGCTCCTGCTGCCGGCCGCGGCCGGCGCGCAGCAGCTCGCGCCCCAGCGGCTCTCGCTGGGCGACGCCGTGCGCATGGCGGCCCGGCAGAGCGCCCTCGTGGCCAGCGCCACGCTGCAGACGGCGGCGGCGCGGGCCCGCGTGGACCAGCAGCGCTCCAGTCTGCTGCCCAACTTCTCGGCGTCGGCCCTCGAGTCGGGGCACACGGTGAACTCGGCGACGTTCGGCTTCAACTTCCCCACGGCGCCCGGCCAGCCGCCGCTGCTCGATCCGCTCGGGCAGGTGATCGGGCCGGTGACCACCCTCGATCTGCGCGGCCGCATCTCGCAGACCCTGTTCGACGCCGGCGCGTTCGAGCACTATCGCGCGGCGCAGGCCAGCGCGTCCGCCGTGCGCGTGAACGAGAGCGCTGCCGCCGAGCAGGCCGCCACCCAGGCCGCGATGGCGTATCTGCAGGCGCTGCGCGCCGACGCGCAGCTCTCGGCGCGACTCGCCGATTCGTCGCTGGCCGTGGATCTGCTCGGCATCGCGCGCGATCAGCTGTCGGCCGGCGTGGGCGTGGCCCTCGACGTCACCCGGGCCGAGTCGCAGTTGGTGGGCGTCAGGGCGCAGCTCATCTCGGCGCGCAACGACCAGGCGCGGTCGCGCCTCAACCTGGCGCGCGCCGTGAATCTGTCGCTCGACACGCCGCTCGTGCTCACCGACTCGCTCGGCTCGCTGCCCGACGTGCCCGATGCCGCCGACCCGCAGGCGGCGGTGGAGGCGGCGCTCCGCGCCCGCCCCGACATCCGGGCGCTGGAACAGCAGCTCGCCGCCGAGCGCCTGCAGGTGCGCGCCATCCAGTCGGAACGGCTGCCCACGGTGGCGGCGTTCGGCGACGACGGCACGATCGGCATGCGGCTCAGCCACATGCTCGCCACGTACACGTGGGGCATCCAGCTCTCGGTCCCGATCTTCGACGGCATGCGCCGCGACAGCCGCGTGAGCGAGCAGCAGGCCAACATGCGCGACCTCGAAGTGCGCGAGCGCGACCTGCGCCAGCAGGTGATGGTCGACGTGCGCAGCGCGGTGCTCGACCTCTCGTCGGCCCGCCAGGTCGTGGATGCGACGCGCGAACGGTTGCGCCTGGCCGAGCAGGAAGTGGCGCAGGCCCGCGACCGCTTCCGCGCCGGCGTGGCCGGCAACGCCGACGTCATCACCGCGTCGCTGTCGCTCAACGCCGCCCGCACGCAGCTCATCGACGCCGAGACGTCGTACCAGGCCGCCCGCGTCGCGCTCGCGCGCGCCGAAGGCCGCACCACCTCGATCCAGTAG
- a CDS encoding HlyD family secretion protein: MATSPNTSDLDATPTAGSSRRRILIPILIVAALAGLGWAFNAWRYARVHESTDDAQVDGDMTPVLAKVGGYVQRLTIDENVHVAGDSLLVQIDPAEYQARLAQAEADLAAARAAVSGPQGEGQAQAMVQAASSQRASLQAQIGAARANLTKANADLARARELVAKQIVSKQQLDAAQAAADAAAATLQALQRQQSAAGSNITAAQAGVRLAQARLAAAQAAVENAKLQLSYTRVTAPMAGLVSRKQVEIGQLVQPGQPLLTIVADTGVWVTANFKETQLSDILVGQPVDIDVDAYPGCDVKGKVESLSAATGAKFALLPPDNATGNFTKVVQRVPVRIAVTRGCGPDHPLRPGMSVVAHVVTQ; the protein is encoded by the coding sequence ATGGCCACCTCACCGAATACCTCCGATCTCGACGCGACACCGACCGCCGGCAGCTCCCGGCGGCGCATCCTCATTCCCATCCTCATCGTAGCCGCGCTGGCCGGGCTCGGGTGGGCGTTCAATGCGTGGCGCTACGCCCGCGTCCACGAGTCCACCGACGACGCGCAGGTGGACGGCGACATGACGCCCGTCCTCGCCAAGGTCGGCGGCTACGTGCAGCGGCTCACGATCGACGAGAACGTCCACGTGGCCGGCGATTCGCTGCTCGTGCAGATCGACCCGGCCGAGTATCAGGCGCGCTTGGCGCAGGCCGAGGCCGACCTGGCCGCGGCGCGCGCCGCCGTGTCGGGTCCGCAGGGCGAGGGCCAGGCGCAGGCCATGGTGCAGGCCGCGTCCAGCCAACGGGCGTCGCTGCAGGCGCAGATCGGGGCTGCCCGGGCCAACCTCACCAAGGCCAACGCCGATCTGGCCCGGGCCCGGGAACTCGTGGCCAAGCAGATCGTGTCCAAGCAGCAGCTCGACGCCGCGCAGGCGGCGGCCGACGCGGCCGCGGCCACGCTGCAGGCGCTGCAACGCCAGCAGAGCGCGGCGGGGTCGAACATCACGGCCGCGCAGGCCGGGGTCAGGCTGGCGCAGGCGCGGTTGGCGGCGGCGCAGGCCGCGGTGGAGAACGCCAAGCTGCAGCTGTCGTACACACGCGTCACCGCGCCCATGGCGGGACTCGTCTCGCGCAAGCAGGTGGAGATCGGACAACTCGTCCAGCCCGGCCAGCCGCTGCTCACGATCGTCGCCGACACCGGCGTCTGGGTCACCGCCAACTTCAAGGAGACACAGCTCTCCGACATCCTGGTGGGCCAGCCGGTGGACATCGACGTCGATGCGTATCCGGGATGCGACGTCAAGGGCAAGGTCGAGAGCCTGAGCGCGGCCACGGGCGCCAAGTTCGCCCTGCTGCCGCCCGACAACGCCACCGGAAACTTCACCAAGGTCGTGCAGCGCGTGCCGGTTCGCATCGCCGTCACGCGCGGCTGCGGTCCCGATCATCCGCTGCGCCCCGGCATGTCCGTGGTGGCGCACGTCGTCACGCAATAG
- a CDS encoding cytochrome b/b6 domain-containing protein gives MPEPRHHWIVRVTHWVNAFALTIMVASGLRIFDAYPAFARKGETFCCYPFAGKIIPVGLTFGGWLAGARNWHFAMMWLLALNGLVYLGFIYLHGEWRDLVPRRGQLRDAWEMARFYVFARPDHPRQGKHNALQRATYFALPLFGIAAVVSGIAIWKPVELGWLTSILGGYVWARYWHFLAMVALVVLSLAHVFMVFAVDPYALRAMTTGGYNRDRSPEARNARPFWWKRPPAAAPAALPPEAE, from the coding sequence ATGCCGGAACCACGACATCACTGGATCGTGCGCGTCACGCATTGGGTGAATGCGTTTGCGCTCACCATCATGGTGGCCAGCGGCCTGCGCATCTTCGACGCGTATCCCGCGTTCGCGCGCAAGGGCGAGACGTTCTGCTGCTACCCGTTCGCGGGCAAGATCATCCCCGTGGGGCTCACCTTCGGCGGCTGGCTGGCCGGCGCCAGGAATTGGCACTTCGCCATGATGTGGCTGCTCGCGCTCAACGGGCTCGTGTACCTCGGGTTCATCTATCTGCACGGCGAGTGGCGCGACCTCGTGCCGCGCCGCGGCCAGCTGCGCGACGCCTGGGAGATGGCCCGGTTCTACGTCTTCGCGCGCCCGGACCATCCGCGGCAGGGCAAGCACAACGCGCTGCAGCGCGCCACGTACTTCGCCCTTCCGCTGTTCGGCATCGCGGCCGTGGTGTCGGGCATCGCCATCTGGAAGCCGGTCGAACTGGGCTGGCTCACCAGCATCCTCGGCGGTTATGTGTGGGCGCGCTACTGGCACTTCCTGGCCATGGTCGCGCTCGTCGTGCTGTCGCTGGCGCACGTCTTCATGGTGTTCGCCGTCGATCCGTACGCGCTCCGCGCGATGACCACCGGCGGCTACAACCGCGACCGATCGCCCGAAGCGCGCAACGCGCGCCCCTTCTGGTGGAAGCGGCCGCCCGCCGCCGCGCCCGCGGCGCTGCCGCCGGAGGCGGAATGA
- a CDS encoding Spy/CpxP family protein refolding chaperone: MRKFNAMIAGAALVCGVAAVAAAQRPGPMGPMQGQGRGGRMGAMITRQLFRGITLTDAQKAQMQKLRDGNRAQMQTLGKSAQADREALRTAREQGDTIALRAARQKIEGDRNRAIAYRGQLQQSVRGVLTADQQKQFDANRTRVGQRVAMAGRAMRQERMRFRHQAMMRAFMPHRGGFGPGRGEFGPGARWNQRGGPGMMGPGRMGPGGMGPSQQRGFGPPGARGGFGPQRRDSTKVPPPAPPTGG; the protein is encoded by the coding sequence ATGCGAAAGTTCAATGCGATGATCGCCGGTGCGGCGCTGGTCTGCGGAGTGGCGGCGGTGGCCGCCGCCCAGCGCCCCGGCCCGATGGGGCCCATGCAGGGCCAGGGAAGGGGCGGGCGCATGGGAGCGATGATCACCCGCCAGCTGTTCCGCGGGATCACGCTCACCGACGCGCAGAAAGCGCAGATGCAGAAGCTGCGCGACGGCAACCGCGCGCAGATGCAGACGCTGGGCAAGTCGGCGCAGGCCGACCGCGAGGCGCTGCGTACGGCGCGCGAGCAGGGCGACACGATCGCGCTCCGCGCCGCGCGCCAGAAGATCGAGGGCGATCGCAATCGGGCCATCGCGTACCGCGGCCAGCTCCAGCAGAGCGTGCGCGGCGTGCTCACGGCCGATCAGCAGAAGCAGTTCGACGCCAACCGGACGCGCGTTGGCCAGCGCGTGGCCATGGCGGGCCGCGCCATGCGGCAGGAGCGCATGCGCTTTCGCCACCAGGCCATGATGCGCGCGTTCATGCCGCACCGCGGCGGCTTCGGGCCGGGCCGCGGGGAATTCGGGCCGGGCGCGCGGTGGAACCAGCGCGGTGGTCCGGGCATGATGGGGCCCGGCAGGATGGGCCCGGGCGGCATGGGCCCGTCGCAGCAGCGCGGCTTCGGTCCGCCAGGTGCCCGCGGTGGATTCGGGCCCCAGCGCCGCGACTCCACCAAGGTACCGCCGCCCGCGCCGCCCACGGGCGGCTGA
- a CDS encoding TetR/AcrR family transcriptional regulator — protein MVQPELAHEPKWRRLPEERPRQILDAAFATFAEHGLADARLDDIAKRAGVSKGTIYLYFQSKEELFREVVLHTVGDAIDELERRIAGKTALEDLHSFMDAQWRFMCSAAFPPLHRWVNAELHAFPDLADFYGRQVFSRGRALLRSILERGMERGEFRRMDPGMAARMLIALFVTYGNWRHQPVLCDSIGGKSDQQLLDEIKQFYLNAIRPASDAAATDSPS, from the coding sequence ATGGTTCAACCAGAACTCGCGCACGAACCCAAGTGGCGCCGGCTCCCCGAAGAGCGGCCGCGGCAGATCCTCGATGCCGCGTTCGCCACCTTTGCCGAGCACGGACTCGCCGACGCGCGGCTCGACGACATCGCCAAGCGCGCCGGCGTCTCCAAGGGCACCATCTACCTCTACTTCCAGAGCAAGGAAGAGCTGTTCCGCGAAGTCGTCCTCCATACCGTGGGCGACGCGATCGACGAACTCGAACGGCGCATCGCCGGCAAGACGGCCCTCGAGGATCTGCACTCGTTCATGGACGCCCAATGGCGCTTCATGTGCTCCGCCGCCTTTCCGCCGCTCCACCGCTGGGTGAACGCCGAGCTTCACGCTTTTCCCGACCTTGCCGACTTCTACGGCCGCCAGGTGTTCAGTCGCGGACGCGCGCTCCTGCGGTCGATTCTCGAGCGCGGCATGGAGCGCGGCGAATTCCGCCGCATGGATCCGGGCATGGCCGCCCGCATGCTCATCGCCCTCTTCGTCACCTACGGCAACTGGCGCCACCAGCCGGTGCTGTGCGACTCGATCGGCGGCAAGTCGGACCAGCAGCTGCTCGACGAGATCAAGCAGTTCTACCTCAACGCCATTCGCCCCGCGTCCGATGCGGCGGCCACGGATTCACCCTCATGA
- a CDS encoding molybdopterin-dependent oxidoreductase — MTIDRRRFLQLTGASLTAAFFAACDSQGPHAAQPLLRFAERRNETVERWLFRHTSMDRAPRGAALAGAAFPEYYISDDVPVWDEKTRGPWTLEIGGLVDRPLTLSHDDLLRLPRVTQRVNHYCVEGWTAVAEWTGTRVSEIAKLVGVHPDARYVDFASFDDDYHESWDLASAMHPQTLIAYGMDGKLLAPAHGAPARVHSPVKLGYKNTKYLVRVQFMAERNGGYWSDQGYEWYGGT, encoded by the coding sequence ATGACCATCGACCGCCGCCGTTTCCTGCAGCTCACCGGCGCGTCGCTCACCGCGGCGTTCTTCGCCGCGTGCGATTCGCAGGGCCCCCACGCCGCCCAGCCGCTGCTCCGGTTCGCCGAGCGCAGGAACGAGACGGTGGAGCGCTGGCTGTTCCGGCATACGTCCATGGACCGCGCGCCGCGCGGCGCCGCGCTGGCCGGCGCCGCATTTCCCGAGTACTACATCTCGGACGACGTTCCCGTCTGGGACGAGAAGACGCGCGGCCCCTGGACGCTGGAGATCGGCGGACTCGTGGACCGCCCGCTCACGCTGTCGCACGACGATCTGCTCCGCCTGCCGCGCGTCACGCAGCGCGTGAATCATTACTGCGTGGAAGGGTGGACGGCCGTGGCCGAGTGGACCGGCACGCGCGTCTCGGAGATCGCCAAGCTCGTCGGCGTGCATCCCGACGCCAGGTACGTGGACTTCGCGTCGTTCGACGACGACTACCATGAGAGTTGGGATCTGGCCAGCGCCATGCACCCGCAGACCCTCATCGCGTACGGCATGGACGGCAAGCTCCTCGCGCCGGCGCACGGGGCGCCCGCCCGCGTGCATTCCCCCGTCAAGCTCGGGTACAAGAACACCAAGTACCTGGTCCGCGTGCAGTTCATGGCCGAGCGGAATGGTGGGTATTGGAGTGATCAGGGCTACGAGTGGTACGGCGGCACGTGA
- a CDS encoding winged helix-turn-helix domain-containing protein, translating to MDAAPDIVPIARLMGDRARATMLMGLMTGRALTATELARAAGVTKQTASSHLSKLVKVRLVAVERAGRHRYFRLANRDVAAAIERLMGLAGRVGAVHVNSGPADPGLRKARVCYDHLAGDLGVLVFDRFRERGFLRGQGRALSLTAEGERFCLEMGIDVAALKRARRPLCLPCLDWSVRRHHLAGALGAAILRRCFALGWARPHRTTRVVSFSAVGERALRSTLTGRG from the coding sequence ATGGACGCCGCGCCGGATATCGTGCCGATCGCCAGGCTCATGGGCGACCGGGCCCGGGCCACGATGCTCATGGGGCTCATGACGGGCCGCGCCCTCACGGCAACCGAGTTGGCCCGGGCCGCGGGCGTGACCAAGCAGACGGCCAGCTCCCATCTCTCCAAGCTGGTCAAGGTGCGGTTGGTCGCCGTGGAGCGCGCCGGCCGCCACCGCTACTTCCGGCTGGCCAATCGCGACGTGGCCGCCGCGATCGAGCGCCTGATGGGGCTCGCCGGGCGCGTCGGCGCCGTCCACGTCAACTCGGGGCCGGCGGATCCGGGCCTCCGCAAGGCCCGGGTGTGCTACGACCACCTCGCCGGAGACCTGGGGGTGCTCGTCTTCGACCGCTTCAGAGAGCGCGGGTTTCTTCGCGGCCAGGGCCGCGCCCTGTCGCTCACCGCGGAGGGCGAACGGTTCTGCCTCGAGATGGGGATAGACGTCGCGGCGTTGAAGCGGGCCCGCCGGCCCCTCTGCCTGCCGTGCCTCGACTGGAGTGTTCGACGCCATCATCTGGCGGGCGCCCTCGGCGCCGCCATCCTGCGCCGGTGCTTCGCCCTCGGATGGGCGCGGCCGCACAGGACTACCCGGGTGGTCTCCTTCTCCGCCGTGGGGGAGCGGGCACTCCGCTCGACGCTCACCGGCCGCGGGTAA